One genomic window of Acomys russatus chromosome 29, mAcoRus1.1, whole genome shotgun sequence includes the following:
- the C29H1orf50 gene encoding uncharacterized protein C1orf50 homolog: protein MAEPADPSRFERGAENLGAQGASGPGGALVELTPTPGGLALVSPYHTHRVGDPLDLVALAEQVQKADEFIRANATNKLTVIAEQIQHLQEQARKVLEDARRDADLHHVACNMVKKPGNIYYLYQRESGQQYFSIISPEEWGTGCPHDFLGAYKLQHDMSWTPYEDIEKQDAKISVMDKLLSQPAMALPPSTEPAFQGLSH from the exons ATGGCGGAGCCTGCGGACCCCAGCCGGTTTGAAAGAGGCGCGGAGAATCTGGGGGCCCAGGGAGCCTCGGGTCCTGGAG GAGCCCTGGTGGAGCTCACCCCGACCCCCGGCGGCCTGGCTCTGGTGAGCCCCTACCACACCCACCGGGTCGGGGACCCCTTAGACCTCGTGGCGCTCGCCGAGCAGGTGCAGAAG GCTGATGAATTCATCCGAGCAAATGCTACCAACAAGCTGACAGTCATCGCCGAGCAAATCCAGCATTTGCAAGAACAAGCTAGGAAG GTGCTGGAAGACGCTCGCAGAGATGCTGACTTGCACCACGTGGCTTGTAATATGGTGAAAAAACCTGGCAACATTTACTATCTTTACCAGCGAGAAAGTGGCCAGCAGTACTTTTCCATTATTTCTCCAGAG GAATGGGGAACAGGCTGTCCCCATGACTTCCTTGGTGCCTACAAGCTGCAACATGACATGTCCTGGACTCCGTATGAAGACATTGAGAAGCAAGATGCTAAAATCAGTGTGATGGACAAGCTGCTGAGCCAGCCCGCCATGGCCTTGCCCCCAAGCACTGAACCCGCCTTCCAGGGACTGAGTCACTGA